The proteins below are encoded in one region of Ostrea edulis chromosome 3, xbOstEdul1.1, whole genome shotgun sequence:
- the LOC125681827 gene encoding toll-like receptor 4: MEFYCRYYLLYIFLLLISYAVAENIWHLCVFGVVNCTCENIQHQIKVDCSKKHVQNIPHFPKNVSWIDLSDNDIEEISDPFPETVSYIDLSRNKIKSLSNKPFRGLRNLKSLNLEGNKISISELYQGLFADLYSLTELSLKGNSHPGTSVIVHDEVFAELKSLQILKIDGPKNISFGKGFSNLANLYKLDLSGITGNCSFTRIPQDMFNNTPKLKYVDVSACNIIDIEEGAFGVLPLLQYLDVSHNKRLGFASLPNITHNLNQTSIDILHINGIMCLTGTGSKILRHHLINIDNTNLTEIHIEKNRLEQLEPGVIRNFPKTIRIFSMGENKLTQGRYIIDYFFLANLRVLNISVQLRPPPYPSSIFEDCKEKTDEYDYTRTNPFEERTHVTIKDFYTIRETSMQDSDSKSERKRIFTFYLPRFLETLYANASRLYTKIPEFGINGSSLREIYVQNNFFYSWNGPVHGAEGIQILDLSNNFCFYISPHFLKYGTGLKSLNLSENNIGQSLSSDKEGKTFENLISLENLDLSHDSIMSLSVQMFKNMRKLKTLNLKNNLLSIWRVNIEHLREIKYMNLAQNRFTTIEERYRRSFETLFRTSNLTVDLSGNKLLCSCDNVDFLSWITRNRRNFARFIDYECSSTSSEKFNFTNAAHSLVSLKEICKSYLVIYIATSVTLAFIFSTVVGITLQKNKWKIRYVVFKAKQRFKKLGRYSNEFSSSSIHYKYDAMISYSRSELSFMLTEFIPRVENNSNIQLYIRDRDEPAGVAKGQVIMDAIQDSKRVICLISKRYLKSKWRDYELNMARMEAIEARENLKFVQLVIFPEVYNGHLPKCITDLELCKCVHEYPEEACAYDDFWETLKTVIEEDL, encoded by the coding sequence ATGGAGTTTTATTGCAGATATtacttgttatatatttttcttttattgatAAGTTACGCTGTTGCTGAAAATATCTGGCATCTTTGCGTTTTTGGAGTTGTGAATTGTACTTGCGAAAATATTCAACACCAGATTAAAGTAGACTGTTCAAAGAAACATGTTCAAAATATTCCACATTTTCCAAAAAATGTGTCCTGGATTGATTTGAGCGATAATGACATTGAAGAAATCAGCGATCCTTTTCCGGAGACTGTGTCGTACATAGATCTGTCgcgaaataaaataaaatcactaAGCAACAAACCTTTCCGTGGATTACGAAATCTGAAATCATTGAATCTGGAAGGAAATAAGATAAGCATATCCGAATTATATCAAGGTCTGTTTGCAGACTTATATTCCTTAACTGAACTGAGTCTGAAAGGAAATTCCCATCCAGGTACGAGCGTCATAGTGCATGACGAAGTATTTGCAGAGCTGAAATcattgcaaattttaaaaatcgatGGACCAAAGAACATATCCTTTGGAAAGGGGTTTTCCAATTTAGCAAACTTATacaaacttgatttgtctggaATTACGGGAAATTGTTCATTCACAAGGATTCCTCAAGACATGTTTAACAACACGCCTAAGTTAAAATATGTAGATGTTTCAGCATGCAATATTATCGACATTGAAGAAGGTGCATTTGGAGTTCTACCTTTACTTCAATATCTTGATGTTTCCCACAACAAAAGACTCGGATTTGCTTCACTTCCGAACATCACACATAACCTTAACCAGACAtctattgatattttacatatcaatggTATTATGTGTTTGACTGGAACAGGCTCTAAAATCCTCAGACATCATCTGATCAACATAGACAATACCAATCTTACCGAGATACACATTGAAAAGAATAGACTCGAACAATTAGAACCAGGTGTGATCAGAAATTTTCCTAAAACAATCCGAATATTTTCAATGGGAGAAAATAAGCTGACCCAAGGGAGATACATAATTGACTACTTTTTCCTTGCAAATCTTCGTGTTTTAAACATAAGCGTTCAGTTACGACCTCCTCCATATCCATCATCCATATTTGAAGACTGCAAGGAGAAAACCGACGAATATGACTATACTCGTACAAATCCCTTTGAAGAACGAACACATGTTACGATCAAGGACTTTTATACAATACGGGAAACATCGATGCAAGATTCAGATTCAAAGTCTGAAAGAAAGcgtattttcacattttatttaccTAGATTCTTAGAAACATTATATGCAAATGCAAGTCGGCTTTATACGAAGATTCCCGAATTCGGAATAAATGGTTCTAGTTTACGTGAGATTTATGTACAGAACAACTTTTTCTACTCATGGAATGGACCTGTACACGGCGCAGAGGGAATTCAAATTCTTGATCTGTCCAACAATTTCTGTTTTTACATCTCCCCACATTTTCTTAAGTATGGCACTGGTCTGAAATCTCTTAATTTATCAGAGAATAATATAGGTCAAAGCTTATCGAGTGATAAAGAAgggaaaacatttgaaaatctCATATCTCTAGAAAATCTTGATTTGTCACATGACAGCATCATGTCGTTATCTGTTCAAATGTTTAAGAATATGCGAAAGTTGAAGACATTGAATCTAAAAAATAACCTGCTATCGATATGGCGGGTAAACATCGAACATTTGAGAGAAATCAAATATATGAACCTCGCACAAAACAGATTTACCACAATTGAGGAAAGATACCGACGCTCATTTGAAACTTTATTTCGAACATCAAACCTTACTGTAGATCTATCGGGAAACAAGCTTCTATGTTCCTGTGATAATGTAGACTTCCTGTCATGGATCACGCGTAATAGAAGAAACTTCGCACGTTTTATAGACTATGAATGCTCCTCGACAAGTTctgaaaagtttaattttacAAATGCAGCTCATTCATTGGTGTCTTTGAAGGAAATTTGTAAATCATATCTTGTAATATACATCGCGACGTCTGTCACTTTAGCTTTTATTTTCAGTACAGTCGTTGGAATAACTCTACAGAAAAATAAATGGAAAATTCGTTACGTAGTATTCAAAGCAAAGCAACGTTTCAAAAAATTAGGGAGGTATTCAAATGAGTTTTCTTCATCTtcaattcattacaaatatgaTGCAATGATTTCGTACTCAAGAAGTGAGCTATCTTTCATGCTTACGGAATTTATACCTCGAGTGGAAAATAATTCTAATATACAACTTTACATCCGAGATCGAGATGAGCCTGCTGGAGTAGCAAAAGGTCAAGTCATTATGGATGCGATTCAGGACAGCAAGCGAGTGATCTGCTTAATATCAAAAAGATATCTCAAATCGAAATGGCGAGACTATGAATTGAACATGGCAAGAATGGAGGCCATAGAAGCTagagaaaatttaaaattcGTCCAGTTGGTTATCTTCCCCGAAGTTTACAACGGTCATCTTCCAAAATGTATTACTGACCTGGAACTGTGCAAATGTGTCCATGAATACCCCGAGGAGGCATGCGCATATGACGACTTCTGGGAAACCCTAAAAACCGTTATAGAGGAGGATTTATAA